A window of Malania oleifera isolate guangnan ecotype guangnan chromosome 2, ASM2987363v1, whole genome shotgun sequence genomic DNA:
GCAGCTCCTTTTATAGTATTTTGTCTCTGGCAGAAACCATCGAAAGTTTTCTTAGGCTcccttaatttgtaggatttgctGCTGTCATAACATCAACACGATGTCATACACTACAGTAGGATGcaggttttgattttttttttttgtatttttttgtttatcTGAATAGATGTAATTTCTGTATtgtaatttgaatttgtataatgtatttgtatttgaatttgaattttgaattttcttgtatttttttttatttgaatagacggaatttctgtattttaattgaatttgtataatgtatttgtatttgtatttgcttttgaattcgaattttgaataatttattaattttttggtaattatggtttaatgctatgtatgcaaaaatgtaattacatatttttacaggaattaatgatttaaaaattattaattttaacttattagtgacggttttaaaatcgtcactaataattgtttattttttaagtattagtgaatgtttattttaaagtattaatgaaggtttcaaaatcgtcactaatagtagagtattagtgacgaattttaaagtattagtgacgattttaaattcgtcactaatagtatattgttagtgacagttttaagtattagtgaaagtttcaaaaccgttactaatagtagagtattaataatgaattttaaaatattagtgatggttttaaatttgtcactaatactcaactattagtgacggttttgagcCGAGCCAATGCAGAATTTATAaggacggtattagggttttagtgacggctataatctgtcactaatactttattattagtgacgatttgtaaaattcgtcactaataattattagtaaccgcAGTTACCGTAGTTATGACAATTAATTCAAAATTGTCACTTAtaatcacaaaaccatcactaatagtatccTTCACTAATAgctttattttttgtagtgatagcTGCATCGGGAGTGATCCCACTCAGTTTGGATgtcgtatgcccaacttggagAACTGAGTGGTTAAATCCACgaagtttgttaagtttgtttttattctaactttacttctaagtgcatGAAAAGCTCTCAATGAGGAATTTTTGGGTACCGTCAGTTCTGACACATCCAGCTCAATGCCACGGACGTGTCGGGagtgaccccacttggtttggctGTCGCATGCTCGACTTGGTGACCTGAGTGGTTAAAatcactaagtttgctaagtttgtttgtattctaactttacttttaagtgcATAAAAAACTCCCGaggaggaatttttgggcaccatAAGCTCCGACACATCCTgctcaatgtcacggatgtgtcGGGACGAACctcactcaatttggacctttTTTGCTTGACTTGGATAGTTGAGTACttaaaatcaattaagtttactaagttcacttCTAAACATACagtgcgcgcgcacacacacacatatgcacacacatatgcacatacacacacatgccCACACAcatacccacacacacacacacacacactactgCATGCTATTGCCTTCTTCCTATCTTCTTCTATTTGCAATGACATCTCTGGAAAATTCcaactttaattttatttaaatgcctGAAACCATTGCATTTTAGCTCCTAAATATAATTGGGATGACTTgaggagaagatgaagaagaagactgAACTATTATATATTAGAgatatatacactttccattttagcacaatatttactttccattttttccaattctcttatgtatatatacccttgtaatccttgtattaAAAATATCAATAGAGAAAATCATTCTTCTccaatcttaacatggtatcagagcatacaTCTTAAAcctatttttcttttctccttctttctttctttgccgCTACATGCCCATTCTGTTTCCCTTCTCCGTTCCGGAATcgctttttttttctctctctttttttggtCATCTTGCAGTCCCATCCGTCTGGTTCTCCGTCATTCTGTTGTCTGTTTCCTGCAAGTCATTTCTCCATCTTCGGCAGCTTGTATCAGTTCCGTCTCTCAGATTCTCCAGTTTCGGTCGTCTTCTCCAGCATTCATCCTTCTCGGCTCTCTCTCTCGTTTCGGTGTTGTCTCACTCTGCCTCGGCTCTCTCTCAGTTCCCTCGTTGTATCTCAGTCTCTGTAACTCTCTCGTCACAGTGTTCGTTTCGTTTCCTAGGCAGACAGCAACCCAGCCTTGCGATCCTCACGGCTGCCCCTCCATCGCCACCATCTCATAGCAGCCTCGCAGCCACCATGTCCACGACCACGGCCTTGAACCATTCTTCCAGAAACGAGCCTCGCAGCAGAACCACTCGTCACTCCATCACTATCAGCAACCACCATCCCGTCACCATCGTAGAGAGTAGCTCTAGGTCGTTGGAGAGAGCAGTTAGTGTAACCATCGTCATCTTCAGTAGCCATTGCAGTCCCTCATCCACAGCAGCCTCACTCGTCTACTGCTGCAACTCCGGCGACCACAGCTCCGGTCGCCACCTTTGCTCCATAGCCTCGGCCACACTTCCTGTTGCACGGCGGCTACACCACCCGAAGTCTCCATCTTCGCCAGTGGCCAAGCCACCTTGCTCTGCCACCAGTCCAAAGAACCAGCCACCTCCAAGATCCTCCGTCACCTCCTCTCCGACGTTCTTGGTTCGTGTCTCAACCCTCTGAAAGTTTCTTAGGAAAAGGCGCGCAGCGGTCTTGTCCGGCCATATCTCTAAGTCCTCATCACCAGCGCTCGTTGTATTTCTCTGGCATGTGCTCAGGCGATCTCTTAGTTACAATTCTTACGGCACAATTATTCGATTGAAGGTTCTTTTTCTGGTGGTCACAAAGCTCGGCTTTAACCCGATTCGGTGCTTTTATCTGCACTATCTGACATCATGGAAGCATCTGATTCCTCAATGGCTGCATATACTGTCACCGATTCTTCAACCTCTTTTGAGATTGCTATCCTTGGTCTCACTAACGAACAATGTCGTCGACTTTTGGATCCTTTATCCCCCTTGAATACCAACTCTGCCGATTTTGCTGGTAACCTCGCCTCCTGTCATTCTGCTTCTCTTTCtaacactgaatggattgttaattcaggtgcctccgatcacataactttcaatttgtcttctcttgataatatttaGCTTTTCAATcagccatgccccattaagcttccaaatggtgataTTGTTCCTGTAATTCATATGGGCACTGTgtgatttttccctaatttttctctttctaatgttctttatgtgccttcatttaaatttaatttattatccatcagcaaacttaccactgatctcaattgcgttactatattttttcccaccttttgtgttttttaggacctatcaacgaggaggctgattggaacgtgtgaagtacgTGATGaactttaccactataaacccccctctgcctcagttttccactctcaacgtGTTTTTGACAcaactctttggcatcaacgtctcGGTCACCCTTCCATTTCATATATgccgaaaaccttaaatatttcttctcctcatttgttttgtgatgtttgtgctagagtaAAGCACACttgtttacctttttctttgaatacacattagagcacattttgttttaatcggatttattgtgatTTATGGGGTGGTGATCCTACCGCTTCACTCTCTGGTGTACATTACtttttaacaattgtggatgactactcacgtgCGACATCGGTCTATCTTATGCACATGAAATttgatactttcacttgccttaaaaatttttgcgccatggtccaaaatcatttcaattgcactattaagcaTGTATGCCCTTATAATGGtcgagaatttctatccaccTCGCTTCAAACCTTTTTCTGTGATCAAGGAATTTTTCacgagcgcacatgtgtggatacaccacagcaaaatggtgttgccgagcataaacatcatcatcttcttaatatggctcggtgtttacgttttcaagccaATCTTCCCATTTCCTTTTGGGGCGAATGCATTCTAATAGCCCCCTATTTAATTAATCGCACTCCTTCACCTAACCTCAATCATAAGTCTCCTTGTGAACTTTTTTAGAAATCCCCtttgtatacacacttgcgagtgtttgggtgcttgtgctatgcccaaactacTCGCCAACATCGCGATAAATTTTCTCCTCGTGCTCTTTGATTTGCtttcttaggttatcctactcatcataaggcttatcgtgtctacgatcttgaaaacaaaaaaaaatttcatctcccgtgatgtcacttttgaagaaaatgtttttccctatcatctcgtTTCTCCAACTCCCACATCTTCTCCAGTCCTTCCTTTTTCTATTCCTGATATACATCCTTCCTATACTTTACCTTCTCCACCACCCACACATAACCCTAgcccctcttctctctctctctctctctcttggccCCCTCCCCGACACCCTAACCCTCACTCCCTTCCCCTCCACCccccccaccaccccctccacctacctcttcacggcccaaacgagctgtcacacatccctctcaCTTAGCTGATTATATCTGTCCTACTTTGCCAAAGCCCTCCacggcttcacaagtttcaagatgtccctcaggtacggttcattgtctctcctctttttttttatcTTACCATCGTTTCTCTACTTCACATTTGGATTTTCTTTCTATTATGTCCCAACATCCCAAACCCACCTCACATTCTCAGGTTGTGCTACACTCccattggcgtgatgccatgaCTTCTGAAATCGAAGtcttagaaaccaataatacatgggttTTTCAACACCTTCCCCCTGACAAAAAaccaattggttgtaaatgggtgttcaaaataaaactctgggccgatggatccatagagcgacacaaagtTCACTTGGTGaccaagggctacactcaggtagaaggtttggattatcatgatactTTTGCTTCTGTTACTAAACTCGTTACTGTcaggtgtgttcttgcagtggcgGCCATtcggaattggcatctccttcaattggacgtcaacaatgcttttctccatggtgacctcgataAGGAGGTTTATATCATCCCCCCCCCCTCAggttattgcaaacagggggagactcgtgtttgtcgtcttcagaaatccctttatggcctcaagcaagcttctcgcaattggttctctaaattatcttatGTTTTACTTGCTgcgggtttcacccaatctcagaCCAATCACTCTCTTTTCACCCGCCTCGAGGTCACTTTTTTACtcttatacttgtttatgttgatgacattctcatggcagaCAATGATCTCTTTGCTATTAgtactttcaaagtcatgctcgctcagaaattcaaactcaaggatcttggcaaattAAAATATTTCCTTGACCTCGAAGTTGCTCGTTCTCCCACTATAATTTTGCTCAACCAACGCAAATATGCTCTTGATATCTtcactgatagcggtcatctaggtgctcgtcctgcccactttcccatggaacaaaatctgaagctcaataatactgatggtgctcTCCTCTCTGATCTAAGCTCGTTTCGGCgactcgttggacgtttgatatatctcaccatcactcgtcccgaccttatatttccaatcaacattctcagtcaatttatgcaccagcccagACAACTGCATTATGATGCTGTTGTACGTGTTCTTTGATACATTAAAGCATCTCCAAgtcaaggcttattttttcctactagcaacactcttcaagtcttgATTTATTTTGATTCGGATACTCGCCGCTCCACCATTGGtttttttcattcagttgggcactagTCCCATTTCCTAGCGCACTAACAAACAAACTACTGTCTCTCGCTTCTTCGCCGAAGCTGAGTACCGGGCACTTGCTTCTACTACCtatgaacttacatggctcaaaactcttttgcATGATTTTGGCTtaccacattctcagcctatgctcttatattgtgacaaccaagtggCTCTTCACATTACCCAGAATCCTGTTTTCCATGAACgtaccaaacatatagaaatcgattgtcatattatTCGTGAAAAGTTACGGGCTGACCTCTACTTCACTAAGTatattcctacccacagtcagcttgccgatatctttaccaaagctttgggtcgtgaacatttccaaactttatcATGCAAGTTGAGTAATACGGATctctatgctccaacttgagggggagtattagagatatatacactttccattttagcacaatatttacttttcattttttccaattctcttatgtatatataccctTATAATCCTTGTATTAAAAATATCAATAGAGAAAATCATTCTTCTCTAATCTTAACATTATAAATTAATTTCAAAGCAGACATCGTCCATATAAAAGATGCAAAAGGCTGCAATCTttgcaccaaaaaaaaaaaaatcaaagccgGAGGAAAAAGCTAATTATCAACACCAACAGCAAATCTATACCAAAAACTAAATAATACATGGATGATCCTCTGAAAAAGTTATATTCAATATTAAGCTGTTATTTAATTACATGTACTCATCAATGGCCAAAGATTCTGGAATTTCGAACTTGAGCAGGCGGCTGCAATAGCTTTCTCTTTCATCTTCAGCACTGCCATAGACAAACGTGGACGATGAGTTTAAGGGAGTGGGGCTTGACAGGCTTGGGGTTGAGAGAATTGGGTCAAAGCTGAAGCTCTGGTTGCTGCTGTTTGAATCACAAAAGGTTTGATCAGAGCCACACATGCACCCATCATTTGACAACAAGGGTTGATTATGAAGACCACTGTCACTTATATTGGAGTGAGGTACCAAATTTTCTTGAATTTGGTTTGGGAATGGAGGACAAGGAATTTCTGGAGCACTGGAGGAGCTGCAAAATGGGTTGGCTTCTTGGAGTATGGTACTGCTTTGGAACTGCTCATTGGTTTGGAACAAGGGAGGAACTTGGTTCAGCTGCACTTGGGAATTATTGCATGCTTGGTTCTCTTGAATCTTTTGCAGGAGTTCTGGGTTCTGCTGTTCTAATAACAGGAGGGTGGAAGCAAGCCTCAAGAGCTCAGGATGCACAGGTTGCTGGATACCCAAAAGGTTTGAGAGATTGATCTGAGTTTGAGATGATGATGGGTTCCCCAAAATGGTGGATAGGTTGAGATTGAGATCGATGCGCGGCCGGTGCGTCACTGGATCAATTCCCATTCGGAGGAGCCTTTTCCTGACATGGGTGTTCCAGTAATTCTTGATTTCATTATCGGTTCTACCAGGCAAGCGAGCTGCAATGGCTGACCACCTGAAATTACAAAATTACAAAATACTTAACCATGGCTGTTACTTAAATCAATTAATGAAAATTATATGTGACTAATAATCTTACTTGTTACCCAGCATGCTGTGTAGTTG
This region includes:
- the LOC131148778 gene encoding transcription factor MYB102-like translates to MGRSPCCDKNGLKRGPWTPEEDLLLTQYIQTNGPGNWRTLPKNAGLQRCGKSCRLRWTNYLRPDIKRGRFSFDEEETIIQLHSMLGNKWSAIAARLPGRTDNEIKNYWNTHVRKRLLRMGIDPVTHRPRIDLNLNLSTILGNPSSSQTQINLSNLLGIQQPVHPELLRLASTLLLLEQQNPELLQKIQENQACNNSQVQLNQVPPLFQTNEQFQSSTILQEANPFCSSSSAPEIPCPPFPNQIQENLVPHSNISDSGLHNQPLLSNDGCMCGSDQTFCDSNSSNQSFSFDPILSTPSLSSPTPLNSSSTFVYGSAEDERESYCSRLLKFEIPESLAIDEYM